A window of Rhizobium acidisoli contains these coding sequences:
- a CDS encoding FadR/GntR family transcriptional regulator, whose amino-acid sequence METNERQDGAESPGIERRPRVRRNVTAAIAQDICAERYPSGSPLPRENDLCQLYGVSRTVIRESLKVLESKGLVRGKPRIGTTVCDRVDWNILDADVLDWIGPYIKDFDLLGCILEARRTIEPAAAEYAAERASAQEIADLDKAWRQMRDSAGDPESFTDADVMFHTVLLTASHNQVFRRLSSAIHAALKYALHASNIGVENREDAVLVHGQLVEALRMRDKTGARDCANRMLDLAVRDLAAAEKAIGRTK is encoded by the coding sequence TTGGAAACAAACGAGCGACAGGACGGGGCCGAAAGCCCCGGCATCGAGCGCCGTCCACGTGTACGCCGCAACGTCACCGCGGCGATCGCACAGGATATCTGCGCGGAGCGGTATCCCTCAGGCTCGCCGTTGCCCCGCGAAAACGATCTCTGCCAACTCTACGGCGTCAGCCGCACCGTCATCCGCGAATCGCTGAAAGTGCTGGAATCCAAGGGCCTTGTCCGCGGAAAGCCGCGGATCGGCACCACCGTCTGCGATCGGGTCGACTGGAATATCCTGGATGCCGACGTGCTCGATTGGATTGGTCCTTATATCAAGGATTTCGACCTGCTCGGCTGCATTCTCGAAGCTCGCCGCACCATCGAGCCGGCAGCGGCGGAATATGCCGCCGAGCGCGCCAGCGCCCAGGAGATCGCCGATCTCGACAAGGCTTGGCGGCAGATGCGCGACAGTGCCGGCGATCCGGAAAGCTTCACCGATGCCGACGTCATGTTTCATACGGTGCTGCTGACCGCCAGCCACAACCAGGTCTTCCGCCGCCTGTCGAGCGCCATTCATGCGGCGCTGAAATATGCGCTGCATGCCTCCAACATCGGCGTCGAGAATCGCGAGGATGCGGTGCTCGTTCACGGTCAATTGGTCGAGGCCCTGCGCATGCGCGACAAGACAGGCGCCCGCGACTGCGCCAACCGCATGCTCGATCTTGCGGTGCGCGACCTTGCCGCCGCCGAAAAGGCGATCGGCAGAACGAAATAA
- a CDS encoding phytanoyl-CoA dioxygenase family protein encodes MKTDNQQKLRADRVWLSEDSCDLEDFRRLAEKTTALADYPTASAVEKNVLIYDSRKVTAAAATPEGRRAVLAEISEAFGDGPGVAVFKHAYEHTGIIDRASEVFDQIIEEQHRTSSGGGDHFAKPGANDRIWNSLEKHCLADPANFVEYYGNAIVALASQAWLGPSYQMTAQVNRVNPGGAAQSAHRDYHLGFQSSAVIEQFPVHVHRLSPVLTLQGAVAHCDMPLESGPTLFLPHSQTYVPGYLALKRQEFRDYFEANHVQLPLEKGDVVFFNPALFHAAGTNRSADIKRVANLLQVSSAFGRAMETINRERMSARLFPALKTLQDRLSPDAIANAVAACAEGYSFPTNLDRDPPLGGLAPKTQAQLMHEALKEGWSDEAFAAALAEQAEKKLS; translated from the coding sequence ATGAAAACCGACAATCAGCAGAAATTGCGCGCCGACCGTGTCTGGCTCAGCGAAGACAGCTGCGATCTCGAGGATTTTCGCCGCCTGGCGGAAAAGACCACCGCGCTTGCCGATTACCCCACGGCCTCTGCCGTCGAAAAAAACGTGCTGATCTATGACAGCCGCAAGGTGACGGCGGCGGCCGCAACGCCGGAGGGCCGGCGCGCCGTGCTGGCCGAAATCTCAGAGGCCTTCGGCGACGGTCCCGGCGTCGCCGTCTTCAAGCATGCGTACGAGCATACAGGCATCATCGACCGCGCCAGCGAGGTCTTCGATCAGATCATCGAGGAGCAGCACCGAACCTCAAGCGGCGGCGGCGATCACTTCGCCAAGCCCGGCGCCAACGACCGCATCTGGAATTCGCTGGAGAAACATTGCCTCGCCGATCCTGCGAACTTCGTTGAATATTACGGCAATGCCATCGTCGCACTGGCAAGCCAAGCCTGGCTCGGCCCGAGCTACCAGATGACCGCCCAGGTCAACCGCGTCAATCCGGGCGGCGCGGCGCAGTCGGCCCATCGCGACTATCATCTCGGCTTCCAATCGTCTGCGGTGATCGAGCAGTTTCCGGTGCATGTGCACCGGCTTTCGCCGGTGCTGACGCTGCAGGGTGCGGTCGCCCATTGCGACATGCCGCTCGAAAGCGGCCCGACGCTCTTCCTGCCGCACAGCCAGACCTATGTGCCGGGCTATCTCGCGCTCAAGCGCCAGGAATTCCGGGATTATTTCGAGGCCAACCACGTCCAGCTGCCGCTCGAAAAAGGCGACGTCGTCTTCTTCAATCCCGCCCTCTTCCACGCCGCCGGCACCAACCGCTCGGCCGATATCAAGCGCGTCGCCAACCTGTTGCAGGTCTCCTCCGCCTTCGGCCGGGCGATGGAAACCATCAATCGCGAGAGGATGAGCGCCAGACTCTTTCCCGCCCTGAAGACCTTGCAGGACAGGCTGTCGCCCGATGCGATCGCCAACGCCGTCGCCGCCTGCGCCGAAGGCTATTCCTTCCCGACCAATCTCGACCGCGACCCGCCGCTCGGTGGCCTGGCGCCGAAGACGCAGGCGCAGCTGATGCACGAGGCATTGAAGGAAGGCTGGAGCGACGAAGCCTTTGCGGCAGCGCTTGCCGAGCAGGCTGAGAAGAAGCTGAGCTGA
- the araG gene encoding L-arabinose ABC transporter ATP-binding protein AraG, with protein sequence MAFLEFNNISKGYPGVQALADVSFSVEKGAVHGLMGENGAGKSTLIRVLSGDQAADTGSILIGAEEQKYGSVRDAFHAGIVVIHQELQLVPELTVAENLWLGRFPAKGGMIHSSRLIETVRGKLEEIGIDVDPAAKVATLSIGARQMVEIAKAVMLDARVIALDEPTSSLSSRESEILFSLIERLKAKGTVILYVSHRLDEIFRLCDSLSVLRDGKLAAHHPDIAETTREQIISEMVGREISNVWGWRERPLGDIRLEVKGLSGPRLRNPIGFSVRQGEILGFFGLIGAGRSEMARLLYGADVRHQGQVAIDSVVVLPNSPKAAIKAGMVLCPEDRKFDGIVQGRSIEENIAISSRRHFSPFGILSPKKEAALADRFIARLRVRTPSRKQDIINLSGGNQQKVILGRWLSEQGIKVLVIDEPTRGIDVGAKSEIYEILYELAAGGMAIVVISSELPEVMGICDRIMVMCQGKVAANVARQDFDERAILTAALPDKNAAGSI encoded by the coding sequence ATGGCTTTCCTCGAATTCAACAATATCTCCAAGGGTTATCCCGGCGTGCAGGCGCTGGCGGATGTTTCATTCTCAGTCGAGAAGGGCGCCGTGCACGGCCTGATGGGCGAGAACGGCGCGGGCAAATCGACGCTGATCCGCGTGCTATCAGGTGATCAGGCCGCCGATACCGGCAGCATCCTGATCGGGGCGGAGGAGCAGAAATACGGATCCGTGCGTGACGCCTTTCATGCTGGTATCGTCGTCATCCATCAGGAATTGCAGCTCGTTCCGGAGCTGACGGTGGCCGAAAATCTCTGGCTCGGGCGTTTTCCGGCCAAGGGCGGCATGATCCATTCGAGCAGGCTGATCGAAACGGTGCGGGGAAAGCTCGAAGAGATCGGCATCGACGTCGATCCGGCGGCCAAGGTCGCCACGCTTTCGATCGGCGCGCGGCAGATGGTCGAGATCGCCAAGGCCGTCATGCTCGACGCACGGGTGATCGCGCTCGATGAGCCGACCTCCTCGCTTTCATCGCGCGAGAGCGAGATCCTGTTTTCCCTGATCGAGAGGCTGAAGGCGAAGGGAACGGTCATTCTCTACGTCTCGCATCGTCTCGACGAGATTTTTCGGCTTTGCGACAGCCTAAGCGTGTTGCGCGACGGCAAGCTTGCCGCCCACCATCCCGACATCGCCGAGACGACACGCGAGCAGATCATCTCGGAAATGGTCGGGCGCGAGATCAGTAATGTCTGGGGATGGCGCGAACGTCCGCTCGGCGACATCAGGCTGGAGGTCAAGGGCCTGTCGGGGCCGAGGCTGCGCAATCCCATCGGTTTCTCCGTCCGCCAGGGCGAGATCCTCGGCTTCTTCGGCCTGATCGGCGCCGGCCGCAGCGAGATGGCGCGGCTGCTCTACGGCGCCGATGTCAGGCATCAGGGTCAGGTCGCGATCGATAGCGTTGTCGTCTTGCCGAACAGTCCGAAGGCGGCGATCAAGGCCGGCATGGTGCTCTGCCCGGAGGACCGCAAATTCGACGGCATCGTCCAGGGCCGGTCGATCGAAGAGAATATCGCGATTTCGTCGCGCCGGCATTTCTCGCCCTTCGGCATTCTGAGCCCGAAAAAAGAGGCGGCGCTGGCCGATCGGTTCATCGCCCGGCTTCGGGTGCGAACCCCGTCGCGCAAGCAGGACATCATCAATCTCTCCGGCGGCAACCAGCAGAAGGTCATTCTCGGCCGCTGGCTTTCCGAGCAGGGCATCAAGGTCCTCGTCATAGACGAACCGACGCGCGGCATCGACGTCGGGGCGAAATCGGAAATCTACGAGATCCTTTACGAACTTGCGGCCGGCGGCATGGCGATCGTGGTCATATCAAGCGAATTGCCCGAGGTCATGGGCATCTGCGATCGCATCATGGTGATGTGTCAGGGCAAGGTGGCGGCCAATGTCGCCCGCCAGGATTTCGACGAGCGCGCCATCCTCACCGCTGCGCTCCCCGATAAGAATGCCGCAGGCAGCATTTAG
- a CDS encoding DoxX family protein, giving the protein MARAIAIIVARIIFSFIFFMAAGFKFADIGATAGYIAAAGFPMATFLAWVAAFFEIALALAFITGAFFTEASLLAGIYVIFLAFAFHGPSHWQQNQAEFGFFVDHFTFLAGLLFAAVHGPEKWALRYNLLR; this is encoded by the coding sequence ATGGCCAGAGCAATCGCAATCATCGTCGCCCGCATCATTTTCAGCTTCATCTTCTTCATGGCCGCCGGCTTCAAATTCGCCGATATCGGCGCGACGGCGGGTTACATCGCCGCTGCCGGTTTTCCGATGGCGACATTCCTTGCCTGGGTCGCGGCCTTCTTCGAGATCGCCCTGGCGCTCGCTTTCATAACCGGGGCCTTCTTCACCGAGGCCAGCCTGCTGGCGGGCATCTACGTGATCTTCCTTGCCTTTGCCTTCCACGGGCCATCCCATTGGCAGCAGAACCAGGCCGAATTCGGCTTCTTCGTGGATCACTTCACCTTCCTCGCCGGCCTGCTCTTTGCCGCCGTCCACGGGCCGGAGAAATGGGCGCTTCGGTATAATCTTCTCAGATAG
- a CDS encoding SDR family oxidoreductase yields MELKGKIALVTGAGSGIGKAAAFRLAAEGARVAVLSRTADEVEKTCTEIKAAGGESIALIADTSDEAQMRRAVEQLTDAFHGIDIVVANAGINGVWAPIDDLKPDEWDKTIAVNLRGTYLTLHLTVPHLKRNGGSIVVVSSINGTRTFTTPGATAYTATKAGQVAMVQQLALELGRHGIRVNAVCPGEIETNIGANTNSRHREETEVPVIWPQGDIPIAGGKAGKSEDVAETILFLASDRARHITGTPIWIDGGQGLLR; encoded by the coding sequence ATGGAGCTGAAGGGAAAGATCGCATTGGTGACCGGCGCCGGGTCCGGCATCGGCAAAGCGGCTGCTTTCAGGCTCGCCGCGGAAGGCGCGAGGGTCGCCGTGCTGAGCCGCACCGCCGACGAGGTGGAAAAGACGTGCACCGAGATCAAGGCGGCGGGCGGCGAATCGATCGCGCTGATCGCCGACACCAGCGACGAGGCGCAGATGCGCAGAGCCGTGGAGCAGCTGACCGATGCGTTCCACGGCATCGACATCGTTGTCGCCAATGCCGGCATCAACGGCGTCTGGGCGCCGATCGACGATCTGAAGCCGGATGAATGGGACAAGACCATCGCCGTCAATCTGCGCGGCACCTATCTGACCTTGCATCTGACGGTCCCGCATCTGAAGAGGAATGGCGGCTCGATCGTCGTCGTCTCCTCGATCAACGGCACCCGGACATTCACGACGCCGGGCGCCACCGCCTATACCGCAACCAAGGCAGGCCAGGTCGCCATGGTTCAGCAGCTGGCGCTGGAACTCGGCCGGCACGGCATCCGCGTCAATGCCGTCTGCCCCGGCGAGATCGAGACCAATATCGGCGCCAACACCAATAGCCGCCATCGCGAGGAGACCGAGGTGCCGGTCATCTGGCCGCAGGGAGATATCCCGATCGCCGGCGGCAAGGCGGGCAAGAGCGAGGATGTCGCCGAAACCATTCTCTTCCTCGCCTCAGACCGGGCTCGACATATCACCGGCACGCCGATCTGGATCGACGGCGGCCAGGGACTGCTGCGATAG
- a CDS encoding arabinose ABC transporter substrate-binding protein, with protein sequence MRLFKAAILAGTFAILAAGSAFSADVKIGFIVKQPEEPWFQDEWKFADQAAKEKGFTVVKIGAEDGEKVQSAIDNLGAQGAQGFIICTPDVKLGPGIVAKAEANQLKLMTVDDRLVSADGKPLEEVPHMGISATKIGETVGQAIVDEIKKRGWDMKNVGAIRVSYDQLPTAVDRVEGAISVLKSAGFPAENIYDAPQAKTDTEAALNAATTVLNKHADVKYWVAFGLNDEAVLGAVRASESVGIPAANVIGVGIGGAESAINEFKKPAATGFFGTVIISPKRHGYETALNMYDWIANDKAPEKLTLTSGSLALRSDYDKVRKDLGIE encoded by the coding sequence ATGCGCTTGTTCAAAGCAGCCATCCTGGCTGGCACCTTCGCCATTCTGGCAGCCGGCTCGGCATTTTCCGCAGACGTGAAAATCGGGTTCATCGTCAAGCAGCCTGAGGAGCCGTGGTTCCAGGACGAATGGAAATTCGCCGACCAGGCCGCCAAGGAAAAAGGCTTCACCGTCGTCAAGATCGGCGCCGAAGACGGCGAGAAGGTTCAGTCGGCGATCGACAATCTCGGCGCTCAAGGTGCGCAGGGCTTCATCATCTGCACGCCCGACGTCAAGCTCGGCCCCGGCATCGTCGCCAAGGCGGAAGCCAACCAGCTGAAACTGATGACTGTCGACGATCGCCTCGTCAGCGCCGACGGCAAGCCGCTGGAAGAGGTGCCGCACATGGGCATTTCGGCCACCAAGATCGGCGAGACTGTCGGCCAGGCCATCGTCGACGAAATCAAGAAACGCGGCTGGGACATGAAGAATGTCGGTGCGATCCGTGTCTCCTACGATCAGCTGCCGACGGCCGTCGACCGCGTCGAGGGCGCCATCTCGGTGCTGAAGTCCGCCGGCTTTCCGGCCGAGAACATCTATGACGCGCCGCAGGCGAAGACCGATACCGAAGCGGCGCTGAATGCAGCGACCACCGTTCTCAACAAACATGCCGACGTCAAATACTGGGTCGCCTTCGGTCTCAATGACGAAGCCGTCCTCGGCGCCGTCCGCGCTTCGGAATCTGTGGGTATCCCCGCGGCCAATGTCATCGGCGTCGGCATCGGCGGCGCGGAATCGGCGATCAACGAATTCAAGAAGCCGGCAGCGACGGGCTTCTTCGGCACGGTCATCATCTCGCCGAAGCGTCATGGTTACGAGACGGCGCTCAACATGTACGACTGGATCGCCAACGACAAGGCGCCGGAAAAGCTGACGCTGACCTCCGGTTCGCTGGCGCTGCGCAGCGATTACGACAAGGTCCGCAAGGATCTCGGCATCGAGTAA
- a CDS encoding LacI family DNA-binding transcriptional regulator, which translates to MAHLFLVKDIAFQAGLSTATVDRVLNGRPGVRQQTEMRVKAAIAELEKQQAGAVASGRMLAIDIVMETPQRFSDAVRAAFEAEMAAFLPGIFRCRFHFAEVMKPAEMVQLLDRIRLRGTHGIVLKAPDVAEVAAAVARADAAGIPVVTLVTDLPNSARIAYAGADNRAAGETAAYLIGEVLASGGGGKVLVTLSSGRFRGEEEREIGFRRIIRADYPGIGITEISEGHGTDTATGTLAAAALAADPTVNAVYSIGGGNRAVLAAFDAARRPVHAFVAHDLDVDNRALLAARRIGFVLHHDLRTDARSAFRAIMGRATSPGRAVPASLSSVEIVTPYNMPVGD; encoded by the coding sequence ATGGCCCATCTCTTCCTCGTCAAGGACATCGCCTTCCAGGCTGGATTGAGCACCGCAACCGTCGACCGCGTGCTGAACGGACGGCCGGGTGTGCGCCAGCAGACGGAGATGCGGGTGAAGGCGGCGATCGCGGAGCTCGAAAAGCAGCAGGCCGGGGCGGTGGCGAGCGGGCGCATGCTGGCGATCGACATCGTCATGGAGACACCCCAGCGTTTCAGCGATGCGGTGCGCGCCGCCTTCGAGGCGGAGATGGCGGCCTTCCTGCCCGGCATCTTCCGATGCCGGTTCCATTTCGCCGAGGTGATGAAGCCGGCCGAGATGGTGCAGCTTCTCGACCGCATCCGGCTGCGCGGCACACACGGCATCGTGCTGAAGGCGCCTGACGTTGCCGAGGTGGCCGCTGCCGTTGCGCGGGCGGATGCGGCCGGCATTCCGGTGGTGACACTGGTGACTGACCTGCCGAATTCGGCGCGCATCGCCTATGCCGGCGCCGACAACCGGGCGGCGGGCGAGACCGCCGCCTATCTCATCGGCGAAGTCCTTGCGAGCGGTGGCGGCGGCAAGGTGCTGGTTACGCTGTCGAGCGGGCGGTTTCGTGGCGAGGAGGAGCGCGAGATCGGCTTTCGCCGCATCATCCGCGCCGATTATCCCGGGATCGGCATCACCGAAATCAGCGAGGGCCACGGCACCGATACGGCGACGGGAACGCTTGCGGCGGCTGCCCTTGCCGCCGATCCCACCGTCAATGCCGTCTATTCGATCGGTGGCGGCAACCGGGCTGTGCTGGCAGCCTTCGATGCGGCCAGACGCCCGGTCCACGCCTTCGTCGCCCATGATCTCGACGTCGACAACCGCGCCCTGCTTGCCGCCCGCCGGATCGGCTTCGTGCTGCACCATGATCTCAGGACCGATGCGCGTTCGGCCTTCAGGGCGATCATGGGCCGAGCGACGTCACCGGGTCGGGCGGTTCCGGCCTCGCTCTCATCGGTCGAAATCGTCACGCCTTACAACATGCCCGTCGGCGATTGA
- a CDS encoding SDR family oxidoreductase, producing MSTDHGRLDGKIAIVTGGTQGLGATIARLFAERGAEGIVICGRNEAKGQAKANEISAATGVKVVYVRADLGKVEDARNVVHACDEAFGRVDALVNAAAITDRGTILDTSPELFDAMFAVNVRAPFFLMQEAVKVMRREKTEGTIVNIGSMSAKAGQPFIAAYCASKGALETLTKNTAYALLRNRIRVNGLNIGWMASEGEDRIQREYHDAPADWLEKAAAGQPFGRLVDPHEVARACAYLSSAESGLMTGSVICFDQSIWGAYDGSPHPVAAL from the coding sequence ATGAGCACGGATCACGGCCGCCTCGACGGCAAGATCGCCATCGTCACCGGCGGCACGCAGGGGTTGGGCGCCACCATCGCCCGTCTCTTCGCCGAACGCGGTGCCGAAGGTATCGTCATTTGCGGCCGCAACGAAGCCAAGGGCCAGGCGAAGGCCAATGAGATTTCGGCCGCGACCGGCGTGAAGGTCGTCTACGTCAGGGCCGACCTCGGCAAGGTCGAGGACGCCAGAAATGTCGTCCACGCCTGCGACGAGGCCTTCGGCCGGGTCGACGCGCTGGTCAATGCCGCTGCCATCACCGATCGCGGCACCATCCTCGACACCAGCCCTGAACTCTTCGACGCCATGTTCGCCGTCAACGTGCGCGCACCGTTCTTCCTGATGCAGGAGGCGGTGAAGGTCATGCGCCGCGAAAAGACCGAGGGCACCATCGTCAACATCGGCTCGATGTCGGCCAAGGCAGGCCAGCCGTTCATCGCCGCCTATTGCGCCTCCAAGGGGGCGTTGGAAACGCTGACGAAGAACACAGCTTACGCGCTGCTGCGCAACCGCATCCGCGTCAACGGCCTCAACATCGGCTGGATGGCCTCCGAAGGCGAGGATCGCATCCAGCGCGAATATCACGACGCCCCCGCCGACTGGCTGGAGAAGGCGGCGGCAGGCCAGCCCTTCGGCCGCCTCGTCGATCCGCATGAGGTGGCGCGCGCCTGCGCCTACCTGTCGTCGGCCGAATCCGGCCTGATGACCGGCTCAGTCATCTGCTTCGACCAGTCAATCTGGGGTGCCTATGACGGCTCGCCGCATCCGGTGGCGGCACTCTGA
- a CDS encoding adenylate/guanylate cyclase domain-containing protein yields the protein MDYSDVSTIAAWITEQGLKGASEAELMTGFCAACRNAGLPLDRGLALMDTLHPVHEGRAFRWDSEEEIETEFEYGSTSSGEAAANWQRSAFYYLWANNEREIRRRLGFGDPIDFSLLDTIAEAGHTDFVAMVHRFSEAGTIGEMDCFFSHFATKHPEGFSDHDLAILRKLVPVLGLAIKCIGLGRIARTIAEVYLGEDAARQVMEGKISRGKSERISAALWFSDLLNYTKISDSVPPEEIIPLLNDYSEAVITAIHESGGNVLKLIGDGVLAIFKGEVPAETCRAALHAEALLREKLAKLNAERNADDRPTTDVYIGLHIGDVFYGNIGSQDRLDFTVIGPAVNEVSRIASMCRSVDLNLLISSDFATAIPEAQRAALACVGRYALRGVQRAQELYTLDNARLNA from the coding sequence ATGGATTATAGCGACGTCAGCACAATTGCAGCCTGGATCACGGAGCAGGGACTGAAGGGCGCCTCGGAAGCCGAGCTCATGACCGGTTTCTGTGCGGCCTGTCGCAATGCCGGGCTGCCGCTCGACCGCGGCTTGGCGCTGATGGATACGCTGCACCCGGTGCATGAGGGCCGCGCCTTCCGCTGGGACAGCGAGGAGGAGATCGAGACCGAGTTCGAATATGGCTCGACGAGCTCCGGGGAAGCCGCGGCGAACTGGCAGCGCTCGGCCTTTTATTATCTTTGGGCCAATAATGAACGGGAGATACGCCGACGTCTCGGCTTTGGTGATCCGATCGATTTCAGCCTGCTCGATACGATTGCTGAAGCCGGCCACACGGATTTCGTGGCGATGGTCCATCGTTTCAGCGAGGCTGGAACGATCGGCGAAATGGATTGTTTCTTCTCGCATTTCGCGACCAAACATCCCGAGGGTTTTTCCGATCACGACCTCGCCATCCTGCGCAAGCTGGTGCCGGTGCTGGGACTGGCGATCAAGTGCATCGGGCTCGGGCGCATCGCCCGCACCATCGCCGAAGTCTATCTCGGCGAGGACGCGGCGCGTCAGGTCATGGAGGGCAAGATCAGCCGCGGCAAATCGGAGCGGATTTCCGCCGCACTCTGGTTTTCGGATCTGTTGAACTACACCAAGATCTCCGACAGCGTACCGCCGGAAGAAATCATCCCCTTGCTCAACGACTATAGCGAGGCGGTGATCACGGCGATCCACGAATCCGGCGGCAATGTGCTGAAGCTGATCGGCGACGGCGTGCTGGCGATCTTCAAGGGCGAGGTGCCGGCGGAGACCTGTCGTGCGGCGCTCCACGCCGAAGCGCTTCTGCGGGAAAAGCTCGCCAAGCTGAACGCCGAACGCAACGCCGACGACCGGCCAACGACGGATGTCTATATCGGCTTGCATATCGGCGACGTCTTTTACGGCAATATCGGCAGTCAGGACCGGCTGGACTTCACGGTCATCGGCCCTGCCGTCAACGAGGTCAGCCGCATCGCTTCGATGTGCCGATCAGTGGATCTCAATCTTTTGATCTCCTCCGATTTCGCCACAGCGATACCGGAGGCACAGCGCGCCGCACTTGCCTGTGTCGGACGTTATGCGTTGCGCGGCGTGCAGCGCGCGCAGGAACTCTATACGCTCGATAACGCCCGGCTGAACGCCTGA
- the dgoD gene encoding galactonate dehydratase gives MKITKLTTYIVPPRWLFLKIETDEGIIGWGEPVVEGRALTVQAAVHELEDYLIGKDPFLIEDHWTVMYRGGFYRGGAVHMSAISGIDQALWDIKGKALGQPIHSLLGGQLRDRIKVYSWIGGDRPADVANNAREVVARGFKAIKLNGCEEMQIVDTNEKVEKAVETIAVIREAIGPHIGIGVDFHGRVHKPMAKVLAKELEPYKLMFIEEPVLSENKEALRDIVNHTSTPIALGERLFSRWDFKQVLSDGYVDIIQPDLSHAGGITECRKIAAMAEAYDVALAPHCPLGPIALAACLQVDAVSYNAFIQEQSLGIHYNKGNDILDYISNKEVFQYADGFVSIPQGPGLGIEVDEAYVIERAREGHRWRNPIWRHADGSFAEW, from the coding sequence ATGAAGATCACCAAACTCACCACCTATATCGTTCCGCCGCGCTGGCTGTTTTTGAAGATCGAGACCGACGAGGGCATCATCGGCTGGGGCGAACCGGTCGTCGAAGGCCGCGCGCTGACCGTCCAAGCCGCCGTCCACGAACTGGAAGACTATCTGATCGGCAAGGATCCCTTCCTGATCGAGGACCACTGGACGGTCATGTATCGCGGCGGCTTCTATCGCGGCGGCGCTGTACACATGAGCGCCATCTCCGGCATCGACCAGGCGCTGTGGGACATCAAGGGCAAGGCCCTCGGCCAGCCGATCCATTCCCTGCTGGGCGGCCAGCTGCGCGACCGCATCAAGGTCTATTCCTGGATCGGCGGCGATCGTCCGGCGGATGTCGCCAACAATGCCAGAGAGGTGGTCGCCCGCGGCTTCAAGGCGATCAAGCTCAACGGCTGCGAGGAAATGCAGATCGTCGACACCAACGAGAAGGTGGAAAAGGCGGTCGAAACCATCGCCGTCATCCGCGAGGCGATCGGCCCGCATATCGGCATCGGCGTCGATTTCCACGGCCGCGTGCACAAGCCGATGGCCAAGGTTCTCGCCAAAGAACTCGAACCCTACAAGCTGATGTTCATCGAGGAGCCGGTTCTTTCGGAAAACAAGGAGGCGCTGCGCGACATCGTCAACCATACCTCGACGCCGATCGCGCTTGGCGAACGGCTCTTTTCGCGCTGGGACTTCAAGCAGGTTCTGTCGGACGGTTATGTCGACATCATCCAGCCGGATCTGTCGCATGCCGGCGGCATCACCGAGTGCCGCAAGATCGCGGCGATGGCCGAAGCCTATGATGTGGCGCTGGCGCCGCATTGCCCGCTAGGCCCGATCGCACTCGCCGCCTGCCTGCAGGTCGATGCCGTCAGCTATAATGCCTTCATCCAGGAACAGAGCCTCGGCATCCATTACAACAAGGGCAACGACATCCTCGACTACATCTCCAACAAGGAGGTGTTCCAATATGCCGATGGTTTCGTCTCGATCCCCCAGGGGCCCGGTCTCGGCATCGAAGTCGACGAGGCCTATGTCATCGAGCGCGCGAGGGAAGGCCACCGCTGGCGCAACCCGATCTGGCGCCACGCCGACGGCAGTTTCGCCGAATGGTAA